The Rhodocytophaga rosea genome has a segment encoding these proteins:
- a CDS encoding enoyl-CoA hydratase/isomerase family protein, which produces MLALDNINILTKDGILTAVINRPSKMNALNLTTIEEVCDVIQESYDNPSIKGVIFTGEGEKAFVAGADIAEIASLNEVSSRKFSERGQEIFAMIENCPKPVIAAVNGYALGGGCELAMACHIRIAVETAKFGQPEVNLGLIPGYGGTQRLTQLVGKAKAMELIMTADIITAQEAKSIGLVNHVVDTQAELLPKAEELMRKILSKAPLAIEMVISCVNAVYNKEENGYQTEANSFSICCKSEDFKEGTKAFLEKRPAKFQRK; this is translated from the coding sequence ATGCTGGCATTAGATAACATTAATATATTGACTAAGGACGGAATTCTGACTGCTGTCATTAACCGGCCTTCTAAAATGAATGCCCTAAACCTTACAACCATTGAAGAAGTTTGCGATGTAATCCAGGAATCCTATGACAATCCAAGCATTAAAGGGGTGATTTTTACTGGCGAAGGAGAAAAAGCCTTTGTTGCCGGCGCAGATATAGCAGAGATTGCTTCCCTCAATGAAGTAAGCAGCCGCAAATTTTCGGAACGGGGGCAAGAGATTTTTGCCATGATTGAAAACTGCCCCAAACCAGTAATCGCTGCTGTAAACGGATATGCTTTAGGAGGTGGCTGCGAACTGGCAATGGCTTGTCATATACGTATTGCTGTGGAAACGGCCAAATTTGGACAGCCAGAAGTAAACCTGGGCTTGATTCCAGGATATGGAGGTACCCAGCGGCTTACCCAGCTGGTAGGCAAGGCAAAAGCCATGGAACTGATCATGACAGCTGATATTATTACTGCCCAGGAGGCAAAATCTATTGGTCTTGTGAATCATGTGGTTGATACACAGGCAGAACTTTTGCCAAAGGCTGAAGAACTGATGCGGAAAATCCTGAGTAAAGCGCCTCTGGCTATCGAAATGGTGATCAGTTGTGTAAATGCGGTGTATAATAAAGAAGAAAACGGATACCAGACAGAAGCTAATTCTTTCAGCATCTGCTGTAAATCGGAAGATTTTAAAGAAGGCACCAAAGCTTTCCTGGAAAAACGGCCAGCCAAATTTCAAAGAAAATAA
- a CDS encoding lipopolysaccharide biosynthesis protein, producing the protein MSVLKKLAGETALYGLSSIVGRLLNYLLVPLHTAVFAPAEFGVNAKLYAYVAFFNVLYTYGLETAYFRFASKAKDENYYNVALSSIILSSSLLSGLIIILSPQIANALGYPDRDHLVRWLAIIIAIDAIVAIPFARLRLQKKAKTFALARMANILLTVFLNIFFLIFCKDIYEGKYLQSLKPLVETIYFPSLGIGYIVLSNLIANAAFFLLLYRSFLQFRFRLDKQILQSMWIYAYPILIMSLAGTTNLMTDRILLETFLPENFYPGKTPAEALGIYAGCYKLSIFMTLAIQAFRYAAEPFFFSQSEDKNAPGTFALVTKWFIIVCVLIWLGVSVNLDIIGLFLRSKDYREGLAVVPVLLLANLFLGVYYNLSVWFKLSDKTYYGTYITLTGAAITVIGNMLLIPVFGYMGCAYTFLLSCIVMTVLCYTLGNKYYPVPYDIKSAVTYIISAALLIYIGFNFPSSNQVIATAFHLFLCLVFAAIVFVMERSTFRSRKVW; encoded by the coding sequence ATGAGTGTACTAAAAAAACTGGCTGGCGAAACAGCATTGTATGGTTTGAGTAGTATTGTAGGCCGCCTGCTTAATTATTTACTGGTTCCATTGCATACAGCTGTGTTTGCACCTGCCGAATTTGGGGTAAATGCCAAGTTATATGCTTATGTGGCCTTCTTTAACGTATTATACACGTATGGACTGGAAACTGCTTATTTCCGTTTTGCTTCTAAGGCAAAAGATGAAAATTACTATAATGTTGCCCTCAGCTCTATCATTCTAAGCAGCAGTTTGCTTTCGGGACTTATTATCATACTTTCTCCACAGATTGCCAATGCTCTCGGATATCCAGACAGAGACCATTTAGTCCGTTGGCTGGCCATTATTATAGCCATTGATGCCATTGTAGCCATACCTTTTGCCCGGTTGCGTTTGCAGAAAAAAGCCAAAACCTTTGCACTGGCCCGTATGGCAAACATTCTGCTCACCGTTTTTCTCAATATTTTCTTTCTGATTTTCTGTAAGGATATTTATGAAGGAAAGTATTTGCAAAGCCTGAAACCTCTCGTAGAAACCATTTATTTTCCTTCGCTGGGCATTGGCTACATCGTGCTTTCAAATCTGATTGCCAATGCGGCTTTCTTTCTGCTGCTCTACCGTTCCTTCCTTCAGTTCCGCTTCCGGCTGGATAAACAAATACTCCAATCTATGTGGATATATGCCTATCCCATTCTGATCATGAGCCTTGCCGGAACCACTAACCTGATGACAGACCGCATTTTGCTGGAAACTTTTCTGCCAGAGAATTTTTATCCTGGCAAAACACCTGCGGAAGCGCTGGGAATATATGCAGGCTGTTATAAACTTTCTATTTTTATGACACTGGCTATTCAGGCTTTCCGCTATGCAGCTGAACCTTTCTTTTTCTCCCAGTCGGAAGATAAAAATGCACCTGGCACCTTTGCTCTAGTTACCAAATGGTTCATTATTGTGTGTGTGCTCATCTGGCTGGGGGTAAGTGTCAATCTGGATATTATCGGCTTGTTTTTGCGCAGCAAAGACTACCGGGAAGGTTTAGCCGTTGTGCCTGTTTTATTACTGGCTAATTTATTCCTGGGCGTATATTACAATTTATCTGTCTGGTTTAAGCTCAGCGACAAAACGTATTATGGCACTTACATTACTCTTACCGGTGCTGCAATTACCGTAATTGGTAATATGCTGCTGATTCCTGTTTTCGGTTATATGGGTTGCGCGTATACTTTTCTGCTTTCCTGTATAGTAATGACAGTATTGTGTTATACATTGGGAAATAAATACTATCCGGTGCCGTATGATATAAAATCGGCGGTTACCTATATTATAAGCGCTGCACTACTAATTTATATCGGGTTTAATTTTCCGTCCAGTAACCAGGTAATCGCTACTGCTTTTCACTTGTTCTTATGCCTGGTATTTGCTGCCATTGTATTTGTGATGGAACGGTCTACATTCAGGTCACGGAAAGTGTGGTAG
- the dut gene encoding dUTP diphosphatase: MTNTQVKIINQSRHPLPSYQTEHSAGMDLRANIEASVTLQPLQRQLIPTGLFIELPHGYEAQIRPRSGLAFKHGITVLNSPGTIDADYRGEVKVLLINLSDTAFTIENGERIAQMVIAAYEKISWQTAEALSDTARGAGGYGSTGK; this comes from the coding sequence ATGACAAACACCCAGGTAAAAATCATTAACCAATCCCGGCATCCGCTTCCCTCCTACCAGACCGAACATTCGGCCGGTATGGACCTCCGGGCTAATATTGAAGCTTCGGTTACCTTACAACCCCTTCAGCGGCAGCTTATTCCCACCGGTTTATTCATCGAACTGCCCCATGGCTACGAAGCACAAATCAGGCCCAGAAGCGGACTGGCTTTCAAACATGGCATTACCGTTTTAAATAGCCCGGGAACGATAGATGCTGATTACCGGGGCGAGGTGAAAGTGCTGCTGATCAATTTATCTGATACGGCTTTTACCATCGAAAATGGCGAGCGTATTGCCCAGATGGTGATTGCAGCTTATGAAAAAATTTCCTGGCAAACAGCAGAAGCACTTTCTGACACGGCCAGAGGCGCAGGAGGATACGGAAGTACTGGCAAATAA
- a CDS encoding RNA polymerase sigma factor: protein MLETAQLHIDHYLLIRLKSGDETAFREIYHKYHKPLHFIAYKYLKNNDLSDDALQDIFLKLWINRESLNENLSLKGFLFTSLKNHLLNILRNHKVHQSKQSEAASSMEVIVNETEGNLQYGEYNQIVQNGIEKLSPQKKHIFKLRALDGLNNEEVARELQLSINTVKFQFSQATKFLRKYLKKEADI, encoded by the coding sequence ATGCTGGAAACTGCTCAGCTCCATATTGACCATTACTTACTAATCCGGCTCAAATCAGGAGATGAAACTGCTTTCCGGGAAATATATCATAAGTATCATAAGCCTCTCCATTTTATTGCCTACAAATACTTAAAAAACAATGATTTATCGGACGATGCGCTGCAGGATATCTTCCTGAAATTATGGATAAACAGAGAATCATTGAATGAGAATTTATCTTTAAAAGGCTTTTTATTTACTTCCCTTAAAAATCATTTGCTCAATATTCTCCGCAACCATAAAGTTCATCAGAGTAAGCAGTCGGAAGCGGCCAGTTCTATGGAAGTAATTGTAAATGAAACAGAGGGCAATCTGCAATATGGCGAATACAACCAGATTGTGCAGAATGGTATAGAAAAATTATCTCCGCAGAAAAAGCATATTTTTAAATTACGGGCATTAGATGGATTGAATAATGAAGAAGTTGCCAGAGAATTACAATTGTCCATTAACACCGTAAAATTTCAGTTTTCGCAGGCGACCAAGTTCCTCCGGAAATATCTGAAGAAAGAAGCAGACATTTAA
- a CDS encoding D-arabinono-1,4-lactone oxidase: MKKRKFLQVSSAVAAGSMILPLQAFKPNEKLKNWAGNIEYSTDKVYYPKTLTEIQSLVKKYTRLKGLGTRHCFNRIADSKDNLLSLRDINKVVSLDTNARTVTVEGGIKYGELAPYLHEKGFALHNLASLPHISVAGSCTTATHGSGVKMGNLATAVVGLEMVSADGTVHTLSKEKDGDTFNGVVVGLGALGIVTKVTLRIEPTYMMQQYVYEKLPLTQLKDNFDKIVSAGYSVSLFTDWQQESINEVWVKRRVHEAAMNETAQGFFGAKAATKNMHPIAELSAENCTEQMGVKGPWYERLPHFKMGFTPSSGKELQAEYFVPRTQAVEAFMAIQRMGKQIGPHLFISEIRTIEADDLWMSPCYKQPSVAIHFTWKQDWPAVSKLLPVIEKELAPFNARPHWGKLFTMSSQVLASRYEKLTDFKKLITRYDPQGKFRNEFLSNGFYTT, from the coding sequence ATGAAAAAGAGAAAATTTTTGCAGGTATCTTCTGCTGTGGCCGCAGGTAGTATGATCTTACCTTTACAGGCATTTAAACCAAATGAAAAATTGAAGAACTGGGCCGGAAATATAGAATACAGCACAGATAAAGTATACTATCCTAAAACGCTTACAGAAATACAAAGCCTTGTAAAAAAATATACCAGGCTCAAAGGACTGGGCACCCGGCATTGCTTTAACCGGATCGCCGATAGCAAGGATAACCTGCTTTCCTTAAGAGACATCAATAAGGTAGTTTCATTAGATACCAATGCCAGGACCGTTACTGTGGAGGGAGGAATTAAGTATGGAGAGCTGGCTCCTTATCTGCACGAAAAAGGCTTTGCTTTACATAATCTTGCCTCGCTTCCCCATATTTCTGTAGCAGGTTCCTGCACTACGGCAACACATGGTTCTGGTGTTAAAATGGGCAATCTCGCTACGGCTGTGGTAGGTCTGGAAATGGTGTCCGCCGATGGAACGGTTCATACCTTGTCTAAAGAAAAAGATGGAGATACCTTTAATGGCGTTGTCGTGGGACTTGGGGCACTGGGAATCGTAACAAAAGTTACCCTCCGGATTGAGCCCACCTATATGATGCAGCAGTATGTGTATGAAAAACTGCCGCTTACTCAGTTAAAAGATAATTTTGATAAAATCGTGTCAGCCGGATATAGCGTGAGCTTGTTTACAGACTGGCAGCAGGAAAGCATCAATGAGGTATGGGTAAAAAGGCGTGTGCACGAAGCTGCCATGAATGAAACAGCACAGGGATTTTTCGGTGCAAAAGCGGCTACTAAAAATATGCATCCGATCGCAGAACTTTCCGCAGAAAACTGTACCGAACAAATGGGGGTAAAAGGACCCTGGTATGAACGCTTGCCACACTTTAAAATGGGTTTTACGCCAAGCAGCGGCAAAGAATTACAGGCAGAATATTTTGTTCCCCGCACGCAAGCTGTAGAAGCCTTTATGGCTATACAACGAATGGGAAAACAGATTGGACCGCATTTGTTCATATCGGAAATACGCACCATTGAAGCCGACGATTTGTGGATGAGCCCTTGTTATAAACAACCAAGTGTAGCCATTCATTTTACCTGGAAACAGGACTGGCCGGCTGTGAGTAAATTGTTGCCTGTGATAGAAAAAGAATTAGCTCCTTTTAATGCAAGGCCACACTGGGGTAAGTTGTTCACGATGTCATCCCAAGTACTAGCGTCCCGTTATGAAAAGCTAACCGACTTTAAAAAACTGATTACCAGATACGATCCTCAAGGGAAATTCCGCAATGAATTTTTGAGTAATGGTTTTTATACTACCTGA
- the bshB1 gene encoding bacillithiol biosynthesis deacetylase BshB1 encodes MKLDILAIASHPDDVELSCAGTLLLHKSLGHKVGVIDLTRGELGTRGTPETRKEEAAEASKLLSLDVRENMNFADGFFQNDRFHQMELIAAIRAYQPEIVLLNAIEDRHPDHGKGAQLEVDACFLSGLKKIITYRDNQLQEAWRPKAMYHFIQDRYIKPDFVVDITSYWEQKVAAIRAYKTQFYDPNSPEPNTYISSPEFVDFLSARAQEWGHSIGVKYGEGFTKARQIGVRNLFDLI; translated from the coding sequence ATTAAACTTGATATTCTGGCGATTGCCTCCCATCCCGACGATGTAGAACTTTCCTGTGCCGGCACCTTATTGCTGCATAAATCCCTGGGCCACAAAGTAGGTGTAATTGATTTGACGAGGGGTGAATTAGGGACCAGAGGGACTCCGGAAACCAGAAAAGAAGAAGCGGCAGAAGCCAGCAAACTACTCAGCCTGGATGTACGGGAGAATATGAATTTTGCCGACGGCTTTTTTCAGAATGACCGTTTTCATCAGATGGAGCTAATTGCTGCCATTCGTGCCTATCAGCCGGAAATTGTGCTGCTCAATGCCATAGAAGACCGTCATCCGGATCATGGAAAAGGTGCTCAACTGGAGGTAGATGCCTGCTTTTTATCTGGCCTTAAAAAAATAATTACTTACCGGGATAATCAGTTACAGGAAGCCTGGCGGCCAAAAGCCATGTATCATTTCATACAGGACCGGTATATTAAACCTGATTTTGTGGTGGATATCACTTCTTACTGGGAGCAGAAAGTAGCTGCCATCCGGGCGTATAAAACCCAGTTTTATGATCCCAATAGCCCGGAACCTAATACCTATATTTCCTCTCCGGAATTCGTAGATTTTCTCTCGGCCAGAGCGCAGGAATGGGGGCATTCTATAGGCGTAAAATATGGAGAAGGTTTCACCAAAGCCCGTCAGATTGGTGTCCGCAATTTATTCGATCTCATCTAG
- a CDS encoding peptidoglycan DD-metalloendopeptidase family protein, whose product MRLFLYILTLFVCISLTGQVHAQERKRFKNPVKIKAPEPKKEPPKEETTPPAEEEPPVESEMDESFSDYAPVKVPSIVSEDTTTADEGTLSVVEVAEEIKVDCVWVKVAEYYSIWDSRNVNPYKIDPTKFEDTVVINLYDEAKGQMWSPPLASAQVNSNFGFRGYRWHYGTDLDLNTGDPVRAAFDGIVRIVRFDASGWGNYVLLRHYNGLETLYGHLSRQDVEVGQLVKAGDTIGLGGSTGRSSGPHLHMEIRYQGNAINPINIYDFDNNKLKSQIFTLTPEHFAYFGTQKKAVVRRTVYHTVRSGDNLGKIARRYGVSVSYLCKINRISTRTLLKTGRRLRVK is encoded by the coding sequence ATGCGTTTATTCTTATATATACTTACCTTGTTTGTATGCATTTCGCTCACCGGACAGGTGCATGCACAGGAAAGAAAAAGATTCAAAAATCCGGTAAAGATTAAAGCACCGGAACCCAAAAAAGAACCCCCAAAAGAAGAAACAACGCCTCCTGCAGAGGAAGAACCCCCGGTTGAATCTGAAATGGACGAGTCTTTCTCAGATTATGCGCCGGTAAAAGTACCGTCTATTGTAAGTGAAGATACCACGACCGCTGATGAAGGTACTTTGAGTGTTGTGGAAGTTGCGGAAGAAATCAAGGTAGATTGTGTCTGGGTAAAGGTAGCTGAATATTATTCCATCTGGGATTCCAGAAATGTAAACCCCTACAAAATTGATCCTACCAAGTTTGAAGATACAGTCGTCATAAATTTGTATGATGAGGCAAAAGGGCAGATGTGGTCGCCTCCCCTGGCTTCGGCACAGGTAAACTCTAATTTTGGTTTCCGGGGATACCGCTGGCACTATGGTACCGACCTCGACCTGAACACTGGCGATCCGGTAAGGGCAGCCTTTGATGGGATCGTACGTATTGTCCGGTTTGATGCCAGTGGCTGGGGAAACTATGTCTTGCTCAGGCATTATAATGGACTGGAAACGTTATATGGCCACCTGAGCCGGCAGGATGTGGAAGTGGGGCAACTGGTAAAAGCCGGGGATACGATTGGGCTCGGAGGCAGTACCGGGCGAAGTTCGGGGCCACATTTGCATATGGAAATCCGCTACCAGGGCAATGCCATCAATCCCATTAATATCTACGATTTTGATAATAACAAACTAAAGTCCCAGATATTTACCCTCACACCGGAACATTTTGCCTATTTTGGTACCCAGAAAAAAGCGGTTGTCCGGCGAACGGTGTACCATACAGTGCGGTCTGGCGATAACCTGGGGAAAATAGCCCGCAGATATGGTGTATCAGTCTCGTACCTGTGTAAAATCAACCGCATTTCCACCCGGACACTTCTCAAAACAGGACGAAGGCTTCGGGTTAAATAA
- a CDS encoding MutS-related protein, which translates to MSFHIDTQTKKDLQLFDEGRKSHSVFSYFNHTRTKGGKALLYQMMLAPLNEEKVLTDRQNAIRFFGENQVEIGIDYHRIDMIEYYLNLNVTVLKNNPLDACIKHVSAQLRPDNNYYLIQTGIEHLIYLFRHLHQFIASTEKTGMPALILEQFSQIEAFLQEPMIQTLVQTKSKLSFLQISQYDHLLRKKFKPQLFSLLDHLYQFDVFETVARIARQKSLTFPEYVSAAQPQVTIQGLFHPLLENPVLNDIEISSTANLFFLTGPNMAGKSTFLKSLGLSIYLAHIGFPVPASYMQTSLYNGLITTINLADSMQLGYSHFYSEVKRVKETALMIKENKSVFVIFDELFRGTNVKDALDASLLVISAFAKIKTCSFFVSTHLTEVAKELPDPSTICFKYFESSLIGNKPVYSYKLQDGISEERLGILIVQNEKITEILDSIGQK; encoded by the coding sequence ATGAGTTTTCATATTGACACCCAAACTAAAAAAGACCTGCAATTATTTGATGAAGGCAGAAAAAGTCATTCTGTTTTTTCATACTTTAACCATACCAGAACCAAAGGTGGAAAAGCACTGCTCTACCAGATGATGTTGGCTCCCCTCAACGAGGAAAAGGTACTTACAGACAGGCAAAATGCTATACGTTTTTTTGGGGAAAACCAGGTAGAAATCGGTATCGATTACCACCGAATAGATATGATTGAGTATTACCTGAATCTGAATGTAACCGTATTGAAAAATAATCCTTTGGATGCCTGTATCAAACATGTATCAGCCCAGCTCCGGCCGGATAACAACTATTACCTCATTCAGACAGGCATTGAACATCTGATTTATCTTTTCCGGCACCTGCACCAGTTTATCGCTTCTACAGAAAAAACAGGAATGCCAGCGTTAATACTGGAGCAATTCAGCCAGATAGAAGCCTTTTTGCAGGAACCAATGATTCAAACGCTGGTTCAAACGAAGAGTAAACTCAGTTTTTTACAAATCAGCCAGTATGATCATTTGCTGAGAAAAAAGTTTAAACCCCAGCTGTTTTCCCTGCTCGACCATTTGTATCAATTTGACGTATTTGAGACCGTTGCCAGGATCGCCAGACAGAAATCTCTCACTTTTCCGGAATATGTATCTGCTGCCCAGCCGCAGGTAACTATTCAGGGATTATTTCACCCTTTGCTGGAAAATCCGGTTTTAAACGATATTGAAATTAGTAGTACGGCCAATCTGTTTTTTCTTACCGGTCCGAATATGGCTGGCAAATCTACTTTTCTCAAATCCCTGGGACTTTCCATCTACCTGGCACATATTGGTTTTCCGGTTCCGGCCAGCTATATGCAAACCAGCCTTTACAATGGGTTGATTACCACTATTAATCTTGCAGATAGTATGCAACTGGGATACAGCCATTTTTACAGTGAGGTAAAACGGGTGAAAGAAACTGCTTTAATGATTAAGGAAAACAAAAGTGTGTTTGTTATTTTTGATGAATTATTCAGAGGTACCAATGTAAAAGATGCCCTGGACGCTTCACTGCTGGTGATTTCTGCTTTTGCAAAAATTAAAACCTGTTCGTTTTTTGTATCTACCCACCTGACAGAAGTAGCCAAAGAACTGCCTGATCCATCAACCATTTGTTTCAAATATTTTGAATCTTCGCTGATCGGCAACAAACCAGTATACAGCTATAAACTTCAGGATGGAATTTCTGAAGAACGGCTGGGTATATTGATTGTACAGAATGAAAAGATCACCGAAATTCTGGATTCTATTGGGCAGAAATAG
- a CDS encoding APC family permease, which yields MLTKPETFPEKDTQTTHQSGLLRHIGVFAAVTVVMSSMIGSGVFKKIAPMSDGLQSPGLVLLAWLLAGIVTLMGSLTNAEIAGLIAEPGGQYVYFRRMYGKMFAFLYGWACFAVIQSASQASIAYVFAHSVNTLVPLPQLSPELEAFSLFGVIYPLKNFGVKILTVCLLCLLTTVNYRGVKYGSSVSAVFTSSVVLCIFTIVILGLTISGGSMDNIATNASGFDISRVNTSTSGLLGAMFTAMVSAFWAYDGWNNLSFLGGEVKNPKRTIPLALGIGVSLVTGIYLLINFTYLYVMPIDEMIAVFNTPNTIAAVEVVKKIATSAENFFGIAHQDTPSILSLSGITFISTLILLATFGSTNSSILSTSRVYFAMAKDGLFFKKAAYCHPVYKTPSIALLMQCTWSCILVFSGSFDQLTDMLIFAAFIFYGAGAFGVFVLRRKMPDAPRPYKAIGYPVLPALFVLCCIALVTVSLLERPLQSLTGLFLILTGLPFYLSWKKNIV from the coding sequence ATGCTTACCAAACCAGAAACTTTCCCGGAGAAAGACACCCAAACCACTCATCAGTCAGGATTACTCCGGCACATCGGCGTATTTGCAGCGGTTACGGTCGTGATGAGTTCCATGATTGGTTCTGGTGTATTTAAGAAAATAGCGCCTATGTCTGATGGCCTGCAATCACCTGGGCTGGTATTACTGGCATGGCTGCTGGCCGGAATAGTTACTTTGATGGGTTCGCTCACCAATGCAGAAATTGCCGGTTTGATTGCCGAACCGGGAGGGCAGTATGTGTATTTCAGGCGGATGTATGGGAAAATGTTTGCTTTTTTGTATGGCTGGGCATGTTTTGCCGTGATCCAGTCTGCTTCCCAGGCATCTATTGCCTATGTATTTGCCCACTCGGTCAACACCCTGGTTCCTTTGCCACAACTCAGTCCGGAACTGGAAGCATTCAGCCTTTTTGGTGTGATCTATCCGCTAAAGAATTTTGGTGTGAAAATACTCACGGTTTGCCTGCTGTGTTTGCTTACTACGGTGAACTACCGGGGTGTAAAATATGGGAGTTCAGTAAGTGCTGTATTCACTTCTTCAGTCGTACTGTGTATATTCACTATTGTTATTCTGGGCCTCACTATCAGTGGCGGAAGTATGGACAATATAGCGACCAACGCTTCCGGTTTTGACATTTCCAGGGTCAATACTTCTACCAGTGGACTGCTGGGAGCCATGTTTACGGCTATGGTAAGTGCTTTCTGGGCGTATGATGGATGGAATAACCTGAGTTTTCTGGGAGGCGAAGTAAAGAACCCCAAACGGACCATTCCTTTGGCACTGGGCATAGGCGTAAGTCTGGTAACTGGTATTTACCTGCTTATTAATTTTACCTATCTCTATGTAATGCCTATCGACGAAATGATAGCTGTGTTTAATACACCTAATACGATTGCAGCAGTGGAGGTTGTAAAAAAAATTGCAACATCAGCCGAAAATTTCTTTGGTATTGCACATCAAGATACACCGTCTATATTAAGTTTGAGTGGAATAACATTCATATCTACACTAATTTTGCTGGCTACTTTCGGGAGTACTAATAGTAGCATTTTATCCACGTCCAGGGTATATTTTGCGATGGCTAAAGATGGGTTATTCTTTAAAAAAGCAGCCTACTGTCATCCGGTTTACAAAACGCCTTCCATAGCTTTACTCATGCAATGTACCTGGTCGTGCATCCTGGTATTTTCCGGCAGCTTTGATCAACTCACCGATATGCTAATTTTTGCCGCCTTTATTTTTTATGGTGCCGGGGCTTTTGGTGTATTTGTATTGCGGAGAAAAATGCCGGATGCGCCTCGTCCCTACAAAGCCATTGGTTATCCGGTGCTGCCAGCCTTATTTGTATTGTGCTGTATCGCTCTGGTTACGGTTTCTCTTCTGGAGCGGCCTTTGCAGAGCCTCACTGGTTTATTTTTAATTCTGACAGGTCTGCCTTTTTACTTATCCTGGAAAAAAAATATAGTTTAA